In Pirellulales bacterium, a single window of DNA contains:
- a CDS encoding protein kinase: MIGKTLGHYRITAKLGAGGMGEVFLAEDTRLDRKAAIKFLPADLAGDSQRRQRFLAEAKAASALNHPHVCVVYDVGETDDGLPFIAMEFVEGQSLDALIKQGPLEIARVVQIAIQVADALDAAHSRGIVHRDIKPANISLNERGQVKVLDFGLAKRMPQESADALGMTVDVQQHTQHGQVLGTPGYMSPEQAVGRAVDHRSDLFSLGSVVYHLLTGRSPFPGKNLGEVLDHVVHRQPDAIARFNYDVPSELERITIKLLAKDAARRYQSARELLVDLENLRQSLEGALAGSPAGERPIGERAAGERAAVTDRPLGHSQMIGNQAGPVPTADEVKASDIFISCAQLDDQPLAQGREGWVSQFQRNLKVRMEQLSGDRVRVASLPMPPGQATVDDAYFEHLPEAKTMVSVVSPPFTKSEGCQRGVEEFWQGAERSGNFWVKSKPRLFKVVKTPVNERDLPPGLDQLFAQLMGFEFYERDPETGRLREFDEAFGEEARARYYERIYDLAYEIAQVLKYQQSAALGEGPQGGGKKIYLAETTSDLSATRDKLQRELLEQGHAVFPDRPLPLNAGQLQTAIRAYLEQCDLAIHMVGQRYGLVPEDTDRSVVALQNQLAAEQSALVGMERLIWMPRNLRPVDQRQAAFVRQLIEDPAAHRGADVIEDTLENLKEILEERWRREAQARATPPPLSPGRAVRRVYLVCDREDESAVEPLEDFFYAQRVEVSLPDFSSDESAVGENHRQNLEDCDAALVYYGAGSKSWVDIKLRDLLKALGYRNGRPIEQQAVYIAPPFDRRKERFKTLSAEVITQAGETFDPGRLTSFVSRLKQTRLATA; the protein is encoded by the coding sequence GCGGCAATCAAATTCCTGCCGGCCGATCTGGCGGGCGATTCGCAGCGGCGGCAGAGGTTCCTGGCCGAGGCCAAAGCCGCTTCCGCGCTCAATCATCCGCACGTCTGCGTCGTGTACGACGTCGGCGAGACGGACGACGGGCTGCCGTTCATCGCCATGGAGTTCGTGGAAGGCCAGTCACTCGACGCGCTGATCAAGCAAGGACCGCTGGAGATCGCCAGGGTCGTCCAGATCGCAATTCAAGTCGCCGACGCGCTCGATGCCGCTCACTCCCGCGGGATCGTGCATCGCGACATCAAGCCCGCCAATATCAGTCTGAATGAGCGCGGACAGGTGAAAGTGCTGGACTTCGGCCTGGCCAAGCGGATGCCGCAGGAGTCCGCGGACGCTCTGGGAATGACGGTAGACGTGCAGCAGCACACCCAGCATGGCCAGGTGCTGGGGACCCCCGGCTACATGAGCCCCGAGCAAGCCGTCGGCCGCGCCGTCGATCACCGCAGCGATTTGTTCAGCCTCGGTTCGGTCGTCTACCACCTGCTCACGGGACGAAGCCCGTTTCCCGGAAAGAATCTGGGTGAGGTCTTGGACCATGTGGTTCACCGGCAACCTGACGCCATCGCCCGTTTCAATTACGACGTGCCCTCCGAGCTGGAGCGCATCACAATCAAGCTCTTGGCGAAGGATGCTGCCCGACGATACCAGTCGGCCCGCGAGTTGCTCGTTGATCTCGAGAACCTGCGGCAGTCGCTGGAAGGTGCCCTGGCTGGAAGTCCAGCCGGTGAACGACCGATTGGAGAACGGGCGGCTGGAGAACGGGCGGCCGTCACCGACCGCCCGCTGGGCCACTCGCAGATGATCGGCAATCAGGCCGGCCCAGTTCCCACGGCGGACGAGGTCAAAGCGAGCGACATCTTCATCAGTTGTGCCCAGCTCGACGACCAGCCGCTGGCCCAGGGACGCGAGGGGTGGGTTTCGCAATTCCAGAGGAACCTCAAGGTTCGAATGGAGCAGCTTTCGGGCGATCGCGTGCGGGTCGCCAGCTTGCCGATGCCCCCCGGCCAGGCCACGGTGGACGATGCGTATTTCGAGCATCTCCCCGAAGCCAAGACGATGGTCTCGGTGGTCTCGCCTCCCTTCACGAAATCGGAAGGTTGTCAGCGCGGGGTCGAAGAGTTCTGGCAGGGGGCGGAACGTTCGGGCAACTTCTGGGTCAAGAGCAAGCCGCGGCTGTTCAAGGTGGTCAAAACGCCGGTCAACGAGCGCGACCTGCCTCCGGGGCTCGACCAGTTGTTCGCCCAGCTCATGGGCTTCGAGTTCTACGAACGCGACCCCGAAACCGGCCGCCTGCGCGAATTTGACGAAGCCTTTGGTGAGGAAGCCCGCGCGCGGTACTACGAAAGGATCTACGACCTGGCCTACGAAATCGCGCAAGTCTTGAAGTACCAACAGAGCGCGGCCCTGGGCGAAGGGCCTCAGGGCGGCGGCAAGAAAATCTACCTGGCCGAGACGACCAGCGACCTGTCGGCCACGCGCGACAAGCTGCAGCGCGAACTGCTGGAGCAGGGACACGCGGTTTTCCCCGATCGACCGCTGCCGCTGAATGCCGGCCAGTTGCAGACCGCGATCCGAGCGTATCTCGAGCAGTGCGACCTGGCGATCCACATGGTCGGGCAGCGTTACGGCCTGGTGCCCGAAGACACCGACCGCTCGGTGGTCGCCCTGCAAAACCAGTTGGCCGCCGAACAAAGCGCGCTCGTGGGAATGGAGCGGCTGATCTGGATGCCTCGAAACCTGCGGCCGGTGGACCAGCGCCAGGCGGCCTTCGTCCGGCAGTTGATCGAAGATCCGGCCGCCCACCGTGGCGCCGACGTCATTGAAGATACGCTGGAGAACCTGAAAGAAATCCTCGAAGAGCGCTGGCGCCGCGAAGCCCAGGCGCGTGCCACGCCGCCCCCGCTCAGCCCCGGCAGGGCCGTCCGGCGGGTGTACCTGGTCTGCGACCGCGAAGACGAATCGGCGGTCGAGCCGCTGGAAGACTTCTTCTATGCGCAGCGTGTCGAAGTCAGCCTTCCCGATTTCAGCTCCGACGAGTCGGCGGTCGGGGAGAATCACCGCCAGAACCTGGAAGACTGCGACGCGGCACTGGTTTACTACGGCGCCGGCAGCAAGTCGTGGGTCGATATCAAGCTGCGGGACTTGCTGAAGGCTTTGGGTTACCGTAACGGCCGGCCCATCGAACAACAGGCCGTCTACATCGCCCCACCGTTCGACCGGCGAAAGGAACGATTCAAGACGTTGTCGGCTGAAGTCATCACTCAAGCCGGCGAGACCTTCGATCCAGGTCGGTTGACCTCGTTTGTCAGCCGGTTGAAACAGACGAGGCTGGCGACGGCGTGA
- a CDS encoding AAA family ATPase, with protein sequence MTPQTSPRIKPFPGLRPFLAEEDYLFFGREEQTAELLSLLRQHRFLAVVGTSGSGKSSLVRAGLLPALHGGTLAQAGSAWEVILVRPGGNPIDNLARALLAADLYDAEDVESLPRLVATLTRSRTGLVEAVKQSDLSEKTNFLVVVDQFEELFRFRQSAIGGQEESAAFVRLLLAACQQAERPVYVAITMRSDYLGDCAQIPGLAEAVNDGEYLIPRLSREQRRAAIEKPVSVGGGGIAPRLTHQLLNDVGDDPDQLPVLQHALMRIWDCWLADHTDGEPLDLAHYQRIGGLQEALSLHADEAYAELPGDHHRLLARKLFQALTERGADNRGIRRPTRFDQLCAILDAPPAEAAVVIEAFRQAGRTFLMPMPEVPLTPQTVIDLSHESLMRVWQRLRGWVEEESQSARIYRRLADTALLRQEGKAGFYRDPDLQIALSWRERARPNAAWADRYHAGFDAARAFLDQSQQESRAADEAREAARQRELEQARQLAEAQQLRLQQQQRAARKLRKMVAGLAVVAVIAAVACLAALVARHEAGKMAEIARQNEKKADENATAAQQSARQAQAAEEEGRKLLYTTDMQLAPFVWRDDRSTAAQLRTLLAKHVPERMKDEGGRMKDERASGDQSVIGAGLPTQPATAKPDLRGFEWYHYQHLVDDSAAVFSGHETALVGGAFTSDGQLVTLDQDGQVRRWDVDSQDEDQASRRDLPGGRSAQNRVLSPNGRLAALAEGNKVYVFDTSTGKETCEIDSAADHFRSLIFSPDSDSLVIVDDQIRWVSATSGEVIASVDQKFDREAHSPVERSLALSADGLTLAVVGHGLGGLLFSSFHLDATAQKVTPLAKDVGLGRGTLQACALSPDGQRIALGHFFTGRIYVCDITTGRTIAQHLTAHAAPTRAMAFSGDGTKLATADAEGTIKIWADAEQLTSKSTAILTLKGHQGAITTLGFSSDGKQLLTASADKTARVWDLENVGAAIRPLERNNGSPVARFSPDGQLIACSGSGGVRLWDAATGRLVRELPAAEKGFINSVAFSPTDHRLLAVGYGGQEDVSYVALWDIDAGAELARLPGATDLAGFAADAGWRVVGALAFSPDGKCLVAGFGSKWWFDPASSPGPLKVWEVANRRLIRRLDGHTGLCLSLDFSRDGKRLASGSRDGTAIVWSTETWEAIETVENPDHDSLYGGRGMVEHVAFAPDGKTLALASREGDVQLWDVAGRKLLEPLQGHSSAVLAVAFSPDGRTLASCGTGLTVHLWNVPTRSHLMQLDPGSIDLGELWSLAFSPDGKQLLAGGLHGSAFWSAAPSVWNDPVRAAEKLRRLLESNANFQSRVRMLPANRRLLESLEKLEEVFPEDIRVRSTLAATQVRYFAEQRNAALADTARAKARTLLEQQLAAEPDNRAIAAQLAELLLEAENNVWTVLKPIEAKSELGATLSILADNSILASGASASLDRYHVVLTPPAAVNVAAVRLEALTHPSLPRNGPGRTPGGGFSQTNWNVIAASPDRKEPVSLEFDRVLADREIAGFPANVFGHWNIAFSGEGRDCTAFWSLSKPVSLQRNATLIFDMQFSAHDFPENLGRFRLSVSDDPTAFDREQKRLAAMKLTDPWAKLAAAYHFIGDQPALERLAEQHPAAAVGVADLYAADQDWQRAIAEYSKLITDQTADANVLAKRAMAYEATQRWDLARADWLRAIEQQPDPTSRLSESPAPDPDWLRAIEQQQVIAQAAFDSYRLAARWSEAAEFGLMLAEQKPQNSLLWMQTAAVVVLAGDDADYPAYCRRIIEQFAESKDFDVPEKVVKACLLRPEAVELAMLPVDKFAASLDEGTAPDWFPVMAWSTRALLAYRGGDAEAAVKYVARSEELQPGDMTHALNLAVLAMAQHQLRQSAEAHRALAEAVELTDRLQSDASSKGDFDLLIAQILLREAQALMSGKPKSKRDAEKTDTTGDKTP encoded by the coding sequence ATGACTCCCCAAACCTCACCGCGTATCAAGCCCTTCCCCGGCCTGCGTCCGTTTCTGGCAGAGGAAGACTACCTGTTCTTTGGTCGCGAAGAACAGACGGCGGAATTGCTGTCGCTACTGCGGCAACATCGGTTTCTGGCCGTGGTCGGCACGTCGGGCAGCGGCAAGTCGTCGCTGGTCAGGGCCGGGCTGCTCCCCGCGCTGCACGGCGGAACGCTGGCGCAGGCCGGCTCGGCCTGGGAAGTGATCCTGGTTCGTCCCGGCGGCAACCCGATCGACAATCTGGCCCGTGCCCTGCTCGCCGCCGATTTGTACGACGCCGAGGATGTCGAGTCGTTGCCGCGTCTGGTCGCCACGCTCACGCGGAGCCGCACGGGACTGGTCGAAGCGGTGAAGCAGTCGGACCTGTCGGAAAAGACGAATTTCCTGGTCGTCGTCGATCAGTTCGAAGAGTTGTTCCGTTTCCGGCAATCGGCAATCGGCGGCCAGGAAGAGTCGGCGGCCTTCGTGCGCCTGCTGCTGGCGGCCTGCCAGCAGGCGGAGCGGCCGGTCTATGTCGCCATCACCATGCGTTCCGATTATCTGGGCGACTGCGCCCAGATTCCCGGTCTGGCCGAGGCCGTCAATGACGGCGAATACCTGATTCCCCGCCTGAGCCGTGAGCAGCGACGCGCGGCGATCGAGAAACCAGTGAGCGTCGGCGGCGGCGGCATTGCGCCGCGGCTGACGCACCAGTTGTTGAACGACGTGGGCGACGATCCCGACCAGTTGCCGGTCTTGCAACACGCCCTGATGCGGATTTGGGACTGTTGGCTGGCCGACCATACCGATGGCGAACCGCTTGATCTGGCGCACTACCAGCGGATCGGCGGCCTGCAGGAAGCCCTCTCGCTGCACGCCGACGAGGCGTATGCCGAATTGCCCGGCGATCACCACCGTCTGCTGGCGCGCAAGCTTTTCCAGGCCCTGACCGAGCGCGGCGCCGACAATCGGGGCATTCGCCGCCCGACGCGGTTCGACCAGTTGTGCGCGATTCTCGACGCGCCGCCGGCGGAAGCCGCGGTGGTGATCGAGGCGTTTCGCCAGGCCGGGCGGACGTTTCTGATGCCCATGCCCGAGGTGCCTCTCACGCCGCAGACGGTGATCGACCTCTCCCACGAGAGCCTGATGCGCGTCTGGCAACGGCTCCGCGGCTGGGTGGAAGAGGAATCGCAGTCGGCGCGGATTTACCGCCGGCTGGCCGACACGGCACTGTTGCGCCAGGAGGGGAAGGCCGGCTTCTACCGCGACCCCGACTTGCAGATCGCACTTTCATGGCGCGAGCGAGCGCGGCCCAATGCCGCCTGGGCCGATCGCTACCACGCGGGATTCGATGCGGCGCGGGCCTTCCTGGATCAGAGCCAACAGGAATCACGCGCGGCGGACGAAGCCCGCGAGGCAGCCCGGCAGCGGGAGCTGGAACAAGCGCGGCAGTTGGCCGAGGCGCAACAACTGCGGCTTCAACAGCAGCAGCGCGCGGCCCGCAAGCTCCGCAAGATGGTCGCCGGCCTGGCCGTGGTGGCGGTGATCGCCGCCGTCGCCTGCCTCGCCGCCTTGGTGGCCCGCCACGAGGCCGGCAAGATGGCCGAAATCGCGCGACAGAATGAGAAGAAGGCCGACGAAAATGCCACTGCGGCCCAGCAAAGCGCGCGTCAGGCGCAAGCCGCCGAGGAAGAAGGACGCAAGCTGCTTTACACGACCGATATGCAGCTCGCCCCGTTTGTCTGGAGGGACGATCGTTCCACGGCCGCACAACTCCGCACGTTGCTGGCCAAACACGTACCTGAAAGGATGAAGGATGAAGGCGGAAGGATGAAGGATGAAAGGGCAAGCGGCGATCAATCAGTGATCGGCGCGGGTCTCCCGACCCAGCCGGCCACCGCCAAGCCGGATCTGCGCGGCTTTGAGTGGTACCACTACCAGCATTTGGTCGACGACAGCGCCGCTGTCTTCTCGGGGCATGAGACCGCGCTGGTCGGCGGCGCTTTCACATCGGATGGTCAACTGGTGACGTTGGATCAAGACGGTCAGGTGAGACGTTGGGACGTGGATTCACAGGACGAAGACCAGGCGAGCCGCCGCGACCTGCCCGGCGGACGCAGCGCTCAGAACCGCGTCTTGTCGCCCAACGGACGACTGGCCGCGCTGGCCGAAGGGAACAAGGTGTACGTATTTGACACGTCCACGGGCAAGGAGACCTGTGAGATCGATTCCGCCGCAGATCATTTCCGCAGTCTCATCTTCTCACCGGACAGCGACAGCTTGGTCATCGTTGACGACCAGATTCGATGGGTGAGCGCCACGAGCGGCGAGGTGATCGCTTCCGTCGATCAGAAATTCGACCGTGAGGCTCATAGCCCGGTTGAAAGAAGCCTGGCTTTGTCCGCCGATGGTCTGACGTTGGCCGTCGTCGGCCATGGTCTGGGCGGCCTCTTGTTTTCCAGCTTCCACCTGGATGCGACCGCGCAGAAAGTGACCCCGCTGGCCAAGGATGTTGGTCTGGGCCGAGGAACGTTGCAGGCCTGCGCGTTGAGTCCGGATGGCCAACGGATCGCGCTGGGGCACTTCTTCACCGGCAGGATCTACGTTTGTGACATAACCACAGGCCGCACGATCGCACAGCATCTGACCGCTCACGCGGCACCCACGAGGGCGATGGCCTTTTCTGGCGACGGCACGAAACTGGCCACGGCCGATGCCGAAGGGACGATCAAGATTTGGGCGGACGCTGAGCAGCTCACGTCGAAGAGCACGGCGATCTTGACGCTCAAGGGCCATCAAGGGGCGATTACAACCCTGGGTTTTTCGAGCGATGGCAAGCAGCTTCTCACGGCCAGCGCCGACAAAACGGCCAGGGTCTGGGACCTGGAAAATGTCGGCGCGGCAATCCGTCCCTTGGAACGCAACAACGGTTCTCCGGTAGCACGCTTTTCCCCCGATGGACAACTGATCGCTTGCTCCGGCAGCGGCGGCGTACGTCTTTGGGACGCTGCCACAGGACGACTTGTGCGGGAACTTCCGGCCGCTGAGAAGGGGTTTATCAATAGCGTGGCCTTCTCGCCTACCGACCACCGTCTGCTGGCGGTGGGATACGGCGGACAAGAAGACGTGTCGTATGTCGCGCTGTGGGACATCGATGCCGGAGCCGAGCTCGCGCGCTTGCCGGGCGCGACCGATCTCGCCGGTTTCGCGGCGGACGCAGGCTGGCGCGTGGTCGGTGCGCTGGCGTTTTCGCCCGATGGGAAATGTCTCGTCGCCGGCTTCGGCTCAAAGTGGTGGTTTGATCCAGCAAGTTCTCCCGGTCCGCTGAAGGTCTGGGAGGTCGCCAATCGCCGATTGATCCGCCGCCTGGATGGACACACGGGCTTATGTCTATCTCTCGACTTCTCGAGGGACGGAAAGCGACTGGCCAGCGGCAGCCGCGACGGCACGGCGATCGTGTGGTCGACCGAGACCTGGGAAGCGATCGAGACGGTCGAGAATCCCGATCATGACTCCCTCTACGGCGGACGGGGCATGGTCGAGCATGTGGCCTTTGCGCCCGACGGCAAGACCCTGGCCCTGGCCAGTCGTGAGGGGGACGTGCAGTTGTGGGACGTCGCCGGCAGAAAACTTCTGGAACCGCTCCAGGGGCATTCCAGTGCGGTGCTGGCCGTGGCGTTTTCGCCGGACGGTCGCACCTTGGCGTCGTGCGGCACGGGCCTCACGGTCCACCTCTGGAATGTCCCCACGCGGAGCCATTTGATGCAATTGGATCCCGGCAGCATCGACCTGGGTGAATTGTGGTCACTCGCATTTTCTCCCGACGGCAAGCAGTTGTTGGCCGGAGGATTGCACGGCTCCGCCTTCTGGTCCGCCGCGCCGAGCGTCTGGAACGATCCCGTTCGGGCCGCCGAAAAACTGCGCCGGCTGCTCGAATCGAACGCCAATTTCCAGAGTCGTGTTCGAATGCTGCCGGCGAACCGTCGGCTGCTTGAGTCGCTGGAAAAGCTGGAAGAGGTTTTTCCCGAAGACATACGGGTGCGATCCACGCTGGCCGCGACACAGGTCCGATATTTTGCCGAACAACGAAATGCGGCACTGGCGGATACCGCACGCGCCAAGGCCCGCACCTTGCTGGAACAACAATTGGCCGCCGAACCGGACAACCGAGCGATTGCAGCCCAGCTCGCCGAGCTGCTGCTGGAGGCGGAGAACAACGTCTGGACGGTCCTGAAACCGATCGAAGCAAAATCGGAATTGGGAGCGACGTTGTCCATCCTGGCTGACAACTCGATCCTTGCCAGCGGTGCGAGCGCCAGCCTCGATCGCTATCACGTCGTTCTGACCCCTCCCGCTGCCGTCAACGTTGCCGCCGTGCGCTTGGAAGCGCTCACACACCCCTCACTGCCCCGAAACGGACCCGGCCGCACGCCAGGGGGCGGCTTCTCTCAGACCAACTGGAACGTGATCGCCGCTTCACCGGATCGGAAAGAGCCGGTCAGCCTGGAGTTTGATCGTGTCCTGGCAGACCGCGAAATTGCGGGCTTCCCGGCCAATGTGTTCGGACACTGGAATATCGCCTTCAGCGGCGAGGGACGTGACTGTACCGCATTCTGGTCGCTGTCCAAGCCCGTCTCGCTCCAGCGCAATGCGACTTTAATCTTTGACATGCAATTCTCAGCGCATGATTTCCCCGAAAACCTCGGCCGTTTCCGGCTGTCGGTGTCGGATGATCCGACGGCCTTCGATCGCGAGCAGAAACGCCTGGCGGCGATGAAGCTCACCGATCCCTGGGCGAAACTCGCCGCCGCCTATCACTTCATCGGCGACCAGCCGGCGCTGGAAAGGCTGGCCGAGCAACACCCGGCTGCCGCGGTGGGCGTCGCCGACCTCTACGCGGCCGACCAGGATTGGCAGCGGGCAATCGCCGAATACAGCAAGCTGATCACCGATCAGACGGCGGATGCCAACGTGCTGGCGAAACGCGCTATGGCCTACGAAGCGACCCAGCGGTGGGACCTGGCGCGGGCCGACTGGCTGCGAGCAATCGAACAGCAGCCGGACCCGACCTCGCGGCTCAGTGAGAGCCCCGCTCCCGACCCCGACTGGCTGCGAGCAATCGAACAGCAGCAGGTCATCGCTCAAGCAGCCTTCGACAGTTACCGGCTGGCCGCGCGCTGGAGTGAAGCGGCCGAATTTGGCCTGATGCTGGCCGAACAGAAACCGCAAAACTCCTTGCTGTGGATGCAGACCGCGGCGGTTGTCGTTCTGGCCGGAGACGACGCCGACTATCCGGCGTATTGCCGCCGCATCATCGAGCAGTTTGCTGAATCAAAAGACTTTGATGTCCCCGAGAAAGTGGTCAAGGCCTGCCTGTTACGTCCCGAGGCAGTCGAACTGGCGATGCTTCCTGTGGACAAGTTCGCCGCGTCGCTGGACGAAGGCACCGCGCCTGACTGGTTTCCGGTGATGGCCTGGAGCACTCGCGCCCTGCTGGCCTACCGCGGCGGCGACGCCGAGGCGGCGGTGAAGTACGTGGCCAGGTCGGAAGAGCTCCAGCCCGGCGATATGACACACGCCCTGAACCTGGCCGTCCTGGCGATGGCCCAGCATCAACTCCGGCAGTCCGCCGAAGCTCACCGCGCGCTCGCGGAAGCTGTCGAGCTCACGGACCGCCTGCAAAGCGACGCCAGCAGCAAAGGCGACTTCGACCTCTTGATCGCCCAAATCCTGCTCCGCGAGGCCCAGGCCCTGATGAGCGGCAAGCCCAAATCGAAACGCGATGCGGAAAAGACGGACACGACGGGCGACAAGACGCCATGA
- a CDS encoding serine/threonine-protein kinase → MSVEEQRLGPFLLKERLGAGGMGVVYRATHVESRRPFAVKVLSAKAAGNKRIVARFARELEILKALKHPNIVRCFGGGRQGSDIYLVMELVGGGSIAGLIRRRGRIPWDAAIDYALQVCDGLAYAHEWGIVHRDLKSANLLLTKDGQVKIADFGIARVQYGKKLTAAKHTVGTMAYIAPEQIKGDPPISHRTDLYTLGCVMFEMLTGRLPFLADSMAQLIYQHMEDAPPHVATIALDCPIWLDALVNQLLEKDPLKRPHDATAVARALREAKEKSVSGAGVAQAATGGPSALRVGQEKGEAKEARELLGKKKKRKKKKVPVYERVWFLAACLLLVVAVAAWSLWPLNERQLFERATALMESGDELKWKEARDKYLDALLARYPKGAYESRAKEYIDRIEMAQAEKRLRMHEKRHFQPDGEGERLYAAALDYEQFGDRLTALDKYQSIVKLVPAEGRDRPFVKLAEKRARELMNQSEPADTRLTLIQARLDDADKLEQEGKRMEARKIWSSIVTLYGDNRELEPLVERAQQGLSGEKPAAKARGDAPQASPSPEAGRGT, encoded by the coding sequence ATGAGCGTCGAAGAACAACGCCTCGGGCCGTTTCTGTTGAAAGAACGGCTCGGTGCGGGAGGAATGGGGGTCGTCTATCGTGCCACGCACGTCGAAAGCCGGCGTCCGTTCGCCGTCAAAGTGCTGTCGGCCAAAGCGGCGGGCAACAAGCGGATTGTGGCCCGCTTTGCCCGTGAATTGGAGATCCTCAAGGCACTCAAGCACCCCAACATCGTCCGCTGCTTCGGCGGCGGCCGCCAGGGAAGCGACATCTACCTGGTCATGGAGCTGGTGGGCGGAGGCTCCATCGCCGGCCTCATCCGCCGCCGCGGGCGAATTCCCTGGGATGCCGCCATCGACTATGCCTTGCAGGTCTGCGACGGGCTGGCGTATGCCCATGAATGGGGCATCGTCCACCGCGACCTGAAGAGCGCCAACTTGCTGTTGACCAAAGACGGGCAAGTGAAGATCGCCGACTTCGGCATCGCCCGCGTGCAATACGGCAAAAAGCTCACCGCCGCCAAGCACACCGTGGGCACGATGGCCTACATCGCCCCGGAACAGATCAAGGGCGACCCGCCCATCTCCCACCGCACCGATCTCTATACGCTGGGCTGCGTGATGTTCGAGATGCTCACCGGGCGGCTGCCGTTCTTGGCCGACTCGATGGCCCAGTTGATCTATCAGCACATGGAAGACGCGCCGCCGCACGTGGCGACGATCGCGCTCGACTGCCCGATCTGGCTCGACGCCCTGGTCAATCAGCTCCTGGAAAAAGACCCGCTCAAGCGGCCGCACGACGCCACCGCCGTGGCGCGGGCGCTGCGCGAGGCCAAGGAAAAGTCGGTCAGCGGAGCGGGCGTGGCGCAGGCCGCGACCGGCGGTCCCAGTGCGTTGCGCGTGGGCCAGGAAAAGGGTGAGGCGAAGGAAGCCCGCGAGCTGCTCGGCAAGAAGAAAAAACGCAAGAAAAAGAAGGTGCCGGTCTACGAGCGGGTCTGGTTCCTGGCGGCCTGCCTGCTGTTGGTGGTGGCGGTCGCCGCCTGGTCGCTCTGGCCGCTCAACGAACGGCAGTTGTTCGAGCGGGCCACGGCCCTGATGGAAAGCGGCGACGAGCTGAAATGGAAAGAGGCGCGCGACAAGTATCTCGATGCACTTTTGGCCCGCTACCCGAAGGGAGCGTATGAATCGCGGGCCAAGGAATACATCGACCGCATCGAGATGGCGCAGGCCGAGAAGCGGTTGAGGATGCACGAAAAGCGGCATTTCCAGCCCGACGGCGAGGGTGAGCGGCTCTATGCCGCGGCGTTGGATTACGAGCAATTCGGAGACCGGCTGACGGCCTTGGACAAGTACCAGAGCATTGTCAAGCTGGTTCCGGCCGAAGGTCGGGACCGGCCCTTCGTGAAGCTGGCCGAAAAGCGGGCACGCGAGTTGATGAATCAATCGGAGCCGGCCGACACGCGGTTGACCCTCATCCAGGCGCGGCTCGACGACGCCGACAAGCTGGAACAAGAGGGCAAACGCATGGAGGCCCGCAAGATCTGGAGCAGCATCGTGACGCTCTATGGCGACAACCGCGAGCTCGAACCGCTGGTGGAGCGAGCGCAACAGGGCCTGAGCGGCGAAAAGCCCGCGGCGAAAGCCCGCGGCGATGCGCCGCAGGCATCGCCGTCGCCCGAGGCCGGCCGAGGAACGTGA
- a CDS encoding DUF4214 domain-containing protein — translation MCQDLLGWPADADGQSWWTNALAQGASRASVAFGFTDSLERAEQLIAEDYQHYLGRPADPNGLAYFAAQFNHGWTNEEIITGFLDGDEYYNQHTNA, via the coding sequence TTGTGTCAAGATTTGCTCGGCTGGCCGGCGGATGCGGACGGGCAAAGCTGGTGGACCAACGCCCTGGCCCAAGGCGCCAGCCGGGCCAGCGTCGCCTTTGGCTTCACCGACAGCCTGGAACGCGCCGAACAGCTAATCGCCGAAGATTATCAGCACTATCTCGGCCGTCCCGCCGATCCGAACGGCCTGGCCTACTTTGCCGCGCAGTTCAACCATGGCTGGACCAACGAAGAAATCATCACGGGTTTCCTTGACGGCGATGAATACTACAACCAGCACACGAACGCTTAG
- a CDS encoding Uma2 family endonuclease — MSISMRPPPGTTADPLYPDSDGKPMGETEYHILAITHLYEVLRPWFRGREGYHVAADMLLYYEQGNPSAVRGPDVMVSKGVRGKHLRRSFRTWEEGVAPAAIIEVTSRSTKDEDQFEKPAVYARIGVKEYFLFDPIGEYLRPRLQGFRLVDGVYVPMAMEQADRLSSGELGLDLVADAHLLRVVDPASGKRLPTGEEYQEQLKLARREAREAKRAAAEARRQTAEAERRAADVERKEATALRKQAAAQKAAAEAQNEVQIERRRSAELEAEIARLRSLLPPCDAQ, encoded by the coding sequence ATGTCGATTTCCATGCGCCCGCCGCCGGGCACGACCGCCGATCCGCTTTATCCCGATTCCGACGGCAAACCGATGGGCGAGACCGAATATCACATCCTGGCCATCACCCACCTGTACGAGGTCTTGCGCCCCTGGTTCCGCGGGCGGGAAGGCTATCACGTGGCCGCCGACATGTTGCTCTATTACGAGCAGGGTAACCCATCGGCGGTCCGCGGGCCGGACGTGATGGTGAGCAAAGGGGTGCGGGGCAAGCATCTTCGCCGCTCCTTTCGCACCTGGGAGGAAGGCGTCGCGCCGGCCGCGATCATCGAAGTCACGTCGCGTTCCACCAAAGACGAAGATCAATTCGAAAAGCCGGCGGTTTATGCGCGCATCGGCGTCAAGGAGTATTTTCTCTTCGACCCGATCGGCGAATACCTACGGCCGCGATTACAGGGCTTTCGGCTCGTGGACGGCGTGTACGTCCCGATGGCGATGGAGCAAGCCGATCGCCTGTCGAGTGGCGAGCTTGGGCTGGACCTGGTGGCCGACGCTCACCTGCTGCGCGTCGTCGACCCGGCGAGCGGCAAGCGTTTGCCGACCGGCGAGGAGTATCAGGAACAACTCAAACTGGCACGGCGCGAGGCGAGGGAAGCCAAGCGCGCCGCGGCGGAAGCGAGACGCCAGACGGCGGAAGCGGAGCGCCGCGCGGCCGACGTCGAACGCAAAGAAGCCACGGCCCTACGCAAGCAGGCGGCAGCGCAAAAAGCGGCGGCGGAAGCCCAAAACGAAGTCCAGATCGAACGGCGACGGTCCGCCGAGCTGGAAGCGGAGATCGCCAGGCTCCGCTCCCTGCTGCCTCCCTGCGACGCCCAGTAA